A part of Aurantimicrobium sp. MWH-Uga1 genomic DNA contains:
- a CDS encoding FtsW/RodA/SpoVE family cell cycle protein, whose protein sequence is MSVTPPADFVATGSIGRLKRVRVSQRMRNVELVLIIFASAINVAALVLVQLGVLGKVDAGPLAICALLAVLVFAIHIAMRFVAPQADALILPIAALLNGLGIAEIYRIDLAVGAEGWDGFATKQIAWSALAMGAALGTIVLIRHQRILQRYTYVAGLVAVILVLLPMVPGLGLTVNGARVWIQIAGLTFQPGEIAKIALAVFFAGYLVQRRESLSMVGRTFLGMRFPRGRDLGPILVVWALSMSVIVLQRDLGTGLLFFGLFLVMLYTATGRSSWVILGLSLVGLGAVVANQTLDYVNGRFSNWYDAFNNDNFNAAGGSFQLVQGLFGLAHGGIIGTGLGEGMPEITPVSQSDYIIASLGEELGLAGIFAILCLYLLLVGRGLRIGFAGHDDFSKLLAVGLSFTIALQCFIVIGGVLRVIPLTGLTTPFLAAGGSSLVANWMIAALLLRLSDSIRNEPRLVV, encoded by the coding sequence ATGAGCGTCACTCCTCCAGCAGATTTTGTGGCCACCGGATCCATCGGGCGGCTTAAGCGCGTTCGTGTTTCCCAACGTATGCGCAATGTTGAACTGGTTCTCATCATTTTTGCCAGTGCGATTAATGTGGCCGCCTTGGTATTGGTGCAGCTCGGTGTTCTGGGCAAAGTTGATGCTGGGCCGTTAGCAATCTGTGCTCTGCTTGCAGTATTGGTTTTTGCCATACACATCGCCATGCGTTTTGTTGCACCGCAAGCTGATGCCCTCATTCTCCCTATCGCGGCTTTGCTCAATGGTTTAGGTATTGCCGAGATTTACCGCATTGACCTCGCTGTTGGCGCTGAAGGCTGGGATGGTTTTGCAACCAAACAAATTGCCTGGTCTGCATTAGCGATGGGGGCCGCCCTGGGAACGATTGTGCTCATTCGCCACCAGCGCATACTCCAGCGGTATACCTATGTTGCTGGTCTTGTTGCGGTTATCTTGGTGCTCTTGCCCATGGTTCCCGGTCTCGGGCTGACAGTTAATGGTGCACGGGTGTGGATCCAGATAGCGGGATTGACCTTCCAGCCCGGCGAAATTGCCAAGATCGCTCTGGCCGTTTTCTTTGCCGGGTACTTAGTCCAACGCCGAGAAAGCCTGTCAATGGTGGGGCGCACCTTCCTCGGTATGCGCTTTCCTCGTGGCCGTGACCTTGGGCCCATTCTGGTGGTCTGGGCGCTGTCGATGAGTGTGATTGTGTTGCAGCGTGACTTGGGAACTGGTCTGCTTTTCTTTGGCTTGTTCCTCGTCATGCTGTACACCGCCACCGGCCGAAGCAGTTGGGTCATCCTGGGTCTGAGCCTCGTGGGCTTGGGCGCCGTTGTAGCGAACCAAACCCTTGACTATGTCAACGGTCGTTTTTCTAACTGGTATGACGCGTTTAACAACGACAACTTCAATGCGGCAGGCGGAAGTTTCCAGCTGGTCCAGGGGCTGTTTGGCTTGGCTCACGGTGGCATCATTGGAACCGGCTTGGGTGAAGGAATGCCGGAAATCACCCCGGTTTCTCAAAGCGACTACATCATCGCCAGCCTGGGAGAAGAACTGGGCCTAGCTGGTATCTTCGCCATATTGTGCCTCTACCTCCTCCTTGTTGGCCGGGGTTTGCGTATCGGGTTTGCTGGTCACGATGACTTCAGCAAGCTCTTAGCCGTAGGGCTTTCTTTCACTATTGCCTTGCAGTGCTTCATCGTGATCGGTGGTGTGCTGCGCGTAATTCCTTTGACGGGTCTGACCACTCCATTCCTCGCGGCAGGTGGTAGCTCACTTGTTGCCAACTGGATGATTGCGGCACTTCTCTTACGCCTATCTGATTCCATCAGGAACGAACCGCGGTTGGTGGTCTGA
- the pknB gene encoding Stk1 family PASTA domain-containing Ser/Thr kinase — protein MSEHKQVIAGRYELGKLVGSGGMAEVYIAHDAVLGRKVAIKVLNEDLANNKKFLSRFQQEARSASSLTHPNIVKVLDSGEETVTDSDGTEHVRAYMVMEYVEGLELSKLVARGPLKVPEAVRVAGEILNAVEFAHSAGIVHCDIKPDNIMITRQGNVKVLDFGIARAAAAAFDDLAQTTSVLGTAAYFSPEQAQGKKVDARTDIYAIGVVLFEMLTGKVPFEGDTAVAVAHQHIHAQPVAPSTFNAKVTPALDAVVLKALSKAPKDRYQSTHAFGAALQDAASGKVVVPETKPEPIEELLGPISEPALEKTDTSSNELPAEFAFLFGDDPQTAPTLVQPEEFRPEPKRVVAIVGIVALVFGAIAGMGLWVATLKPVNLFPTSTVTVPELKGETYEAAEKELKDLGLYPTKVEESSGLVKTGRVIRTEPGKETVIEPGALVQVFVSTGKSKVAIPDVSGLPIEEAKTTITDAGFKVGLVTESTNPTVAAGAVIATDPVFGTQRFQGATVNISVSNGKIDIPDVRGKSVAEASNLLGDLNLFPVVQADMGCTKAAEPTVRSQSVPPGLSNQGVPITLSYCAG, from the coding sequence GTGTCAGAACATAAGCAGGTAATTGCCGGCCGATACGAGCTAGGCAAACTTGTTGGCAGTGGCGGTATGGCTGAGGTATATATCGCCCATGATGCTGTCTTGGGCAGAAAAGTTGCGATCAAAGTTCTCAATGAGGACTTAGCGAACAACAAGAAGTTTCTCTCACGATTCCAGCAAGAAGCACGCTCTGCTTCTTCGCTAACTCATCCCAACATCGTCAAAGTTCTCGATTCGGGTGAAGAAACCGTCACAGATTCCGACGGAACCGAACATGTTCGTGCCTACATGGTCATGGAGTACGTCGAAGGCCTCGAGCTTTCCAAACTGGTTGCCCGTGGTCCGTTAAAGGTTCCCGAAGCAGTTCGCGTTGCCGGAGAAATTCTCAATGCGGTTGAGTTTGCCCACAGCGCTGGAATAGTTCACTGCGATATCAAGCCCGACAACATCATGATTACCCGTCAGGGAAATGTAAAGGTTCTCGATTTCGGTATTGCCCGTGCTGCAGCAGCTGCTTTTGACGACCTTGCCCAAACAACTTCTGTGTTGGGAACTGCCGCCTATTTCTCCCCCGAGCAGGCTCAGGGCAAGAAGGTCGACGCTCGCACCGACATTTATGCAATTGGCGTGGTGCTCTTTGAAATGCTCACCGGCAAGGTTCCTTTTGAAGGAGACACTGCTGTTGCCGTGGCTCACCAACACATTCACGCGCAGCCTGTTGCACCCAGCACATTCAACGCAAAGGTGACTCCAGCTCTAGATGCTGTTGTGCTGAAAGCACTATCTAAAGCACCCAAGGATCGATACCAATCAACACATGCCTTTGGCGCAGCACTGCAGGACGCTGCCTCAGGCAAGGTTGTCGTTCCTGAGACGAAACCCGAGCCCATCGAAGAGCTTCTTGGCCCTATCTCCGAGCCTGCTCTTGAAAAGACTGACACGTCGAGTAATGAATTACCTGCCGAGTTTGCATTCCTCTTTGGAGACGACCCACAAACTGCTCCAACTCTGGTTCAGCCTGAAGAATTCAGGCCTGAACCTAAACGGGTTGTGGCGATTGTTGGAATTGTTGCCCTGGTCTTCGGTGCGATTGCAGGTATGGGTCTGTGGGTGGCAACCCTCAAACCCGTCAATCTGTTCCCCACCAGCACGGTGACTGTTCCTGAACTCAAGGGTGAAACCTATGAGGCTGCAGAAAAAGAGTTGAAAGATCTCGGTCTTTATCCCACGAAAGTGGAAGAGAGCAGTGGCTTAGTAAAAACTGGCAGGGTTATTCGCACCGAACCGGGTAAAGAAACTGTGATCGAGCCTGGTGCCCTCGTTCAAGTTTTCGTCTCGACCGGAAAGTCCAAAGTTGCTATTCCTGATGTATCAGGTCTTCCAATAGAAGAAGCGAAAACGACAATCACAGACGCTGGCTTCAAGGTTGGGCTCGTCACTGAATCAACAAACCCCACCGTTGCTGCAGGTGCAGTCATTGCAACTGACCCCGTTTTCGGAACGCAACGTTTCCAAGGTGCCACGGTCAACATCTCCGTCTCCAACGGAAAGATCGATATTCCTGACGTGCGCGGCAAGAGCGTGGCCGAAGCAAGTAACTTGCTTGGCGATCTCAACTTGTTCCCAGTTGTTCAAGCAGATATGGGCTGCACGAAAGCTGCAGAACCTACTGTTCGATCACAGTCCGTGCCTCCTGGGCTGTCGAACCAGGGTGTTCCCATTACCCTCAGCTACTGCGCTGGCTAG
- a CDS encoding FHA domain-containing protein, giving the protein MSELTLLILRIGFLVALWVFVFFVVYAVRSDLFGQRVRKLPAPQPASAPGAQSFLTSAQPRLAPEISQEIAPADGTPLRLVITSGDLAGQELPLQGDVITIGRSPDSSLVIQDDYTSTHHARLEVRGGSWLLRDLDSTNGTTLAGSRVSSPVPIPLNTPITVGATTFEVRR; this is encoded by the coding sequence GTGAGTGAGCTCACACTTCTGATCCTGCGCATAGGTTTTCTAGTTGCGCTGTGGGTCTTCGTCTTCTTTGTTGTATACGCAGTGCGCAGTGATCTCTTTGGTCAGCGTGTTCGTAAACTTCCTGCGCCACAGCCGGCGAGCGCACCTGGAGCGCAGTCTTTCCTCACTTCTGCGCAACCACGTCTAGCTCCTGAGATTTCACAAGAAATTGCTCCTGCCGATGGAACCCCGCTGCGCCTTGTCATCACTTCGGGTGATCTCGCCGGCCAAGAACTTCCTTTGCAGGGTGACGTCATAACTATTGGTCGCTCTCCCGACTCCAGTCTGGTGATTCAAGATGACTACACCTCTACTCACCATGCCCGTCTTGAGGTTCGTGGAGGGTCATGGTTGTTAAGAGACTTGGACTCCACCAACGGAACAACGCTCGCAGGTTCACGGGTGAGCTCACCCGTTCCCATTCCCCTGAACACCCCCATTACTGTGGGCGCAACAACCTTTGAGGTTCGCCGCTAG
- a CDS encoding class E sortase has translation MFKPATLSRVMGIVGELLITFGVIVLLFLAWQLWINNAVVANQQQAASQELSKEWATDKDKTASAPANEDFGPAPAFGGVAEGAKFATLYIPRLGPDSTRVVANGIDLSTILDKGYYGHYPDTQWPGQPGNFAVAVHRTGNGSPFADAPQLQPGDKIYVETQEGFYTYAVRNYEYVLPIGVDVLLPVPGSNNPSNGQSIITITTCNPLLGDAERMIVYGVLESWRPQSAGPPPAMVKSQSGVS, from the coding sequence GTGTTCAAGCCAGCAACCCTCTCTCGTGTCATGGGCATTGTTGGCGAACTTCTCATTACCTTTGGTGTCATTGTTCTACTATTTCTGGCATGGCAGCTCTGGATTAACAACGCCGTTGTGGCAAACCAGCAGCAAGCAGCTTCTCAAGAACTCAGCAAAGAGTGGGCAACGGATAAGGACAAAACTGCCTCTGCGCCGGCGAATGAAGACTTCGGCCCGGCACCGGCGTTCGGCGGAGTGGCCGAAGGGGCTAAATTTGCCACGTTGTATATCCCACGTTTAGGACCTGACTCTACGCGCGTTGTTGCGAACGGGATCGACCTCAGTACCATTCTGGACAAGGGTTACTATGGCCACTACCCCGATACACAGTGGCCGGGTCAACCTGGAAACTTTGCGGTAGCTGTTCACCGCACAGGTAACGGCAGCCCATTTGCTGATGCGCCTCAACTCCAGCCAGGGGACAAGATTTATGTGGAAACGCAGGAAGGTTTCTACACGTACGCCGTGCGTAACTACGAATACGTGTTGCCTATTGGTGTGGATGTGTTACTTCCCGTGCCAGGCTCAAACAACCCGTCCAACGGTCAAAGCATTATTACGATTACTACCTGTAACCCACTGCTTGGGGATGCAGAACGCATGATTGTCTATGGAGTCCTTGAATCGTGGCGCCCACAATCTGCCGGGCCACCCCCAGCAATGGTGAAGAGTCAGAGCGGAGTGAGCTGA
- a CDS encoding protein kinase, whose product MRPTAGMTFGGRYELQSRIAIGGMGEVWQATDLVIGRLVAIKILKDEYLGDPGFLERFRAEARHAALVNHEGIANVYDYGEEEGSAYLVMELVPGEPLSTVIEREKTLSIDKVLDIMAQTAAALQAAHSAGLVHRDIKPGNMLITPEGRVKITDFGIARIADQVPLTATGQVMGTVQYLSPEQASGHPASPSTDIYSLGIVAYECLAGKRPFTGESQVAIAMAQINEEPPPLPDTIAEPVRNLVYSCIAKKPADRPASAANLARAAQALRRGDLQGAAAAVPGVLGTSTAPLDATTVMPRTAATGATTVLTIPDAPEPVEQEEKKKRSPWLWPLIALGGVLLLVIVGGIIALTSGGNTPEPTPTNSTQSAKPTKTPTKTPTGTPTPTTAAINKADYVGKPLAEATAALEKLNMTVNAVKGTAAPSADKVGVVYDVNPTGPQVPNGTTINVTYYDALPIAPAPTAAPILDEGDATYTPTQAINVSWSGYSSCPSGHALSGYNILLNGNVISTVTSATGAIPAQPVGSYTVSYQANCSGLAPSAASPTTGFTVNQLGN is encoded by the coding sequence ATGAGGCCAACAGCTGGAATGACCTTTGGTGGTCGTTATGAACTCCAGTCACGTATTGCCATTGGCGGCATGGGTGAGGTCTGGCAGGCAACTGACCTTGTGATTGGTCGCCTCGTCGCCATCAAGATTTTGAAAGACGAATACCTGGGAGACCCCGGGTTCCTGGAGCGTTTCCGAGCTGAAGCCCGTCACGCAGCTCTGGTCAATCACGAAGGCATCGCCAACGTCTACGACTACGGCGAGGAAGAAGGCTCCGCTTACCTCGTGATGGAACTTGTTCCCGGCGAACCCCTCTCGACAGTGATTGAGCGTGAGAAGACATTGTCGATCGACAAGGTTCTCGACATTATGGCTCAAACTGCTGCTGCCTTGCAGGCAGCGCACAGTGCTGGCCTGGTTCACCGCGATATCAAGCCTGGAAACATGCTGATTACCCCCGAGGGTCGCGTCAAAATCACGGACTTTGGTATTGCTCGTATTGCAGACCAGGTTCCTTTGACCGCTACCGGCCAGGTGATGGGAACTGTTCAATACCTTTCTCCCGAGCAGGCTAGTGGTCACCCCGCTTCGCCCTCCACGGATATTTACTCATTGGGTATCGTCGCATACGAATGCTTGGCGGGTAAGCGCCCCTTCACCGGCGAATCACAGGTTGCCATCGCCATGGCACAGATTAACGAAGAGCCTCCACCACTTCCAGACACGATTGCGGAACCAGTTCGTAACCTGGTCTACTCCTGCATTGCCAAGAAACCAGCAGACCGACCTGCGTCGGCAGCAAACCTCGCTCGTGCGGCGCAGGCATTACGTCGCGGTGATCTCCAGGGTGCAGCAGCAGCAGTTCCTGGTGTTCTCGGAACCTCCACTGCTCCACTTGATGCCACCACTGTGATGCCTCGCACCGCAGCAACGGGTGCAACAACAGTGTTGACCATTCCCGATGCTCCAGAACCAGTTGAGCAGGAAGAAAAGAAGAAGCGCAGCCCCTGGTTGTGGCCTCTCATTGCTCTCGGTGGCGTCCTCCTACTCGTTATCGTCGGTGGAATCATTGCGTTAACTTCTGGTGGAAACACACCAGAACCCACGCCAACAAACTCCACCCAGAGCGCTAAGCCCACAAAGACTCCAACCAAAACTCCCACGGGAACCCCAACCCCAACAACAGCAGCGATTAACAAAGCTGACTATGTTGGCAAGCCTTTGGCTGAGGCAACAGCGGCTTTGGAAAAGCTCAACATGACAGTCAACGCGGTCAAGGGTACTGCGGCACCAAGTGCTGACAAGGTTGGTGTTGTCTATGACGTCAATCCCACCGGACCTCAGGTTCCTAATGGCACCACAATCAACGTGACCTATTACGACGCGTTGCCGATCGCTCCCGCCCCGACTGCAGCCCCAATTTTGGACGAGGGGGATGCAACCTACACTCCAACACAAGCAATCAATGTGTCGTGGTCTGGATACAGCTCGTGCCCTTCAGGTCATGCCCTGAGTGGATATAACATCTTGCTCAACGGCAATGTAATCTCGACCGTAACATCAGCGACTGGAGCGATTCCCGCCCAGCCAGTTGGTTCATACACTGTGAGCTATCAAGCAAACTGCTCAGGACTTGCTCCTTCGGCAGCTTCACCCACAACTGGCTTTACCGTGAACCAACTCGGTAACTAA
- a CDS encoding PP2C family serine/threonine-protein phosphatase yields the protein MSQFSAAASNVGKVRASNQDSGYAGTYLSIVADGMGGHAGGDVASHLVIRHMLQLDKEYDDVKAAQRDLIQTLLQANDMLADVVYEHPELAGLGTTVSAMLRVGNQVVLAHIGDSRIYLLREGNLSQVTVDHTFVQRLIDSGRITEEEAHDHPRRSVLMRVLGDVDGSPEIDTVVLEVSVGDRWMLCSDGLTGVVHTDRLLPFLQEAETAEDAADTLVQASLSGGAPDNVTVVVVDITADGPENIAELVGSVAGPMPIKQPEPRLIPSGTNKPRPKPKKLPISTGGMTVPPPPLTAQLDAVKARRIRRRVMLISSLILVIGALFIAAILGYRWSQTQFYVGSDADSVVIYQGISQNFAGISLSHVYVDTDLPLDSLTDYQKAQIEQTIPFPTFGEAQALVDSLASEAQK from the coding sequence ATGTCTCAGTTCAGCGCAGCAGCCTCCAATGTGGGCAAGGTCAGGGCATCCAATCAGGATTCCGGCTACGCAGGAACCTATCTCAGCATCGTTGCCGATGGCATGGGTGGTCACGCTGGTGGAGATGTTGCTTCGCACCTAGTTATTCGCCACATGCTGCAGCTGGATAAAGAATATGACGATGTGAAAGCAGCACAGCGGGATCTGATTCAAACGTTGCTACAAGCAAATGACATGCTTGCTGACGTTGTTTATGAACATCCTGAGCTTGCTGGTCTGGGCACCACGGTCAGTGCAATGCTTCGCGTGGGCAACCAGGTTGTGTTGGCACACATTGGTGACTCACGTATTTATCTCTTGCGCGAAGGAAACCTGAGCCAGGTCACCGTTGACCACACTTTCGTGCAGCGACTGATAGATAGTGGTCGCATAACCGAAGAAGAAGCACACGACCACCCTCGTCGCTCAGTACTCATGCGCGTACTTGGCGATGTGGACGGGTCTCCAGAAATTGACACCGTGGTGTTAGAAGTCTCTGTCGGAGATCGCTGGATGCTCTGCTCTGATGGGCTTACCGGTGTTGTGCATACCGACCGGTTGCTTCCGTTCTTACAAGAAGCTGAAACGGCAGAAGATGCCGCTGATACTCTCGTGCAGGCCAGTCTCTCCGGTGGTGCCCCCGATAACGTCACTGTTGTTGTGGTGGACATCACCGCTGATGGGCCAGAAAATATTGCTGAGCTTGTTGGATCTGTTGCAGGCCCCATGCCGATCAAACAACCAGAGCCGCGCCTCATTCCCTCGGGAACAAACAAGCCCCGGCCGAAGCCAAAGAAACTTCCCATTTCAACTGGCGGTATGACGGTTCCACCGCCGCCTCTGACCGCTCAACTGGATGCCGTGAAGGCCAGACGTATTCGTCGTCGTGTCATGCTCATTAGTTCTCTCATTCTGGTTATCGGCGCTCTCTTTATTGCAGCAATCTTGGGTTATCGGTGGAGCCAAACCCAGTTTTATGTCGGTAGTGACGCCGACTCTGTTGTGATTTATCAGGGCATCTCACAAAACTTTGCCGGCATCAGCCTCTCTCATGTGTATGTCGATACCGATCTTCCTTTAGATAGCTTGACCGACTATCAAAAGGCTCAAATTGAACAGACCATCCCTTTCCCCACCTTTGGTGAGGCACAGGCGTTGGTGGATTCTCTCGCCAGTGAGGCTCAGAAGTAA
- a CDS encoding cell division protein CrgA, with amino-acid sequence MAAEKKKRTKAPRNPETSAHESPNPVWFKPVMFGFMLIGLVWIIVFYISQGTLPIMALGSWNILVGFGIAFIGFLMTTRWR; translated from the coding sequence ATGGCTGCAGAAAAGAAGAAGCGTACAAAGGCTCCCCGCAACCCTGAGACCTCGGCTCACGAATCGCCGAATCCTGTCTGGTTCAAGCCCGTCATGTTTGGCTTCATGCTCATCGGACTGGTGTGGATCATTGTCTTCTACATCAGCCAGGGAACCCTGCCCATCATGGCACTGGGTTCCTGGAACATCTTGGTCGGTTTTGGCATCGCCTTCATCGGTTTCTTGATGACTACCAGGTGGCGATAA
- a CDS encoding penicillin-binding protein 2, translating into MNRELKRVTLAVIGMFTALFIAASVVQVVTADQLSADSRNTRTMYESYRYKRGPILVAGTPIAESVPVDNKYRFQRTYPNPFVYSNVTGYFTLTQGLTGIEGAMNSYLSGKTGSQFLNQLNAILTGQEPQGASVELTLDPVLQQASWDALGDYEGAIIVTEPSTGKILAMVSKPGYDPNLLASHNTNDVIAAYTALNEDPLEPLIDKTIAGDLNPPGSVFKLVMVAAALESGKYTPESTFPNPASFQLPGTDVFIKNWNRGPCPGAGAEVTLEQALKQSCNIPFAELGLELGRKAILDQAKKFGFNTSFEIPMKTAVSEFPVVMDDPQTALASFGQYDVRATPLQIALVSAGIANGGMVMYPNVVNQVLEPSLKPISQFSAKDFSQAMSAENAATLRDMMVASVRSGLATNARISGVDVAGKTGTAENGDGEPFTFWFTGFAPADSPRYAVTVLVENGGGLGQSGDSNEITATIARKVLEAGLNK; encoded by the coding sequence ATGAACAGAGAACTCAAACGGGTCACACTCGCGGTGATAGGAATGTTCACCGCACTCTTCATTGCTGCCAGTGTCGTACAAGTTGTTACCGCTGATCAGCTCTCCGCCGACAGCAGGAATACCCGCACAATGTATGAGAGCTACCGCTATAAGCGCGGGCCCATTCTTGTTGCGGGAACGCCTATTGCTGAATCTGTTCCTGTCGATAACAAATACCGCTTTCAGCGCACCTACCCGAACCCTTTCGTGTACTCGAATGTGACCGGATACTTCACCTTGACCCAGGGATTGACAGGTATTGAAGGAGCGATGAATTCCTACCTCAGCGGAAAGACAGGGTCGCAATTCCTCAACCAACTCAATGCCATCCTCACTGGACAAGAACCTCAAGGTGCCAGTGTTGAACTGACCCTTGACCCTGTATTGCAGCAAGCTTCCTGGGATGCACTCGGTGATTACGAGGGCGCAATCATTGTGACGGAGCCCAGCACAGGAAAAATTCTGGCTATGGTATCCAAGCCGGGTTATGACCCCAACCTTTTGGCCTCTCACAACACCAATGACGTCATTGCGGCATACACCGCACTGAATGAAGATCCGCTTGAGCCACTTATCGACAAGACCATTGCAGGAGATTTGAACCCACCGGGTTCAGTGTTCAAACTCGTCATGGTCGCGGCAGCATTAGAGTCCGGTAAGTACACACCCGAAAGCACCTTCCCCAACCCTGCCAGTTTCCAACTGCCTGGAACTGATGTCTTTATCAAGAACTGGAACCGTGGGCCCTGCCCCGGCGCCGGCGCTGAAGTAACGCTGGAACAAGCGCTCAAGCAAAGCTGCAATATCCCGTTCGCCGAACTCGGGCTTGAGCTTGGTCGCAAAGCCATTTTGGATCAGGCAAAGAAGTTCGGATTCAACACGAGCTTTGAAATTCCCATGAAGACGGCAGTGAGCGAATTCCCTGTCGTGATGGATGATCCACAAACAGCACTGGCATCCTTTGGCCAATATGACGTTCGAGCCACACCACTTCAAATAGCGCTCGTCTCCGCTGGGATCGCCAACGGAGGCATGGTGATGTATCCGAATGTGGTCAACCAGGTGCTCGAACCCAGTCTCAAGCCAATTTCTCAGTTTTCTGCGAAAGACTTCTCCCAGGCAATGTCCGCTGAGAATGCAGCAACTCTCAGGGACATGATGGTGGCTTCTGTTCGCTCAGGACTGGCAACTAATGCGAGAATTAGCGGAGTTGATGTTGCGGGTAAAACTGGTACAGCAGAAAACGGTGATGGCGAGCCATTCACCTTCTGGTTTACCGGGTTTGCCCCAGCAGACAGCCCGCGATACGCAGTCACTGTTTTGGTTGAAAACGGTGGCGGCCTCGGACAGTCCGGGGATTCCAACGAAATAACAGCAACAATCGCGAGAAAAGTACTAGAGGCGGGGTTAAACAAATGA
- a CDS encoding aminodeoxychorismate/anthranilate synthase component II has protein sequence MTTILVIDNYDSFVYTLNGYLQELGAETVVVRNDQIPLEELDQTLAEYDGVLVSPGPGKPSDAGVSIAAVHSAHKQGIPLLGVCLGHQAIGEAFGATVTNAEELMHGKTSLITHDGGQFYQNVPQPFTATRYHSLAVVKDTVPAELTVTSQTAGGVIMGLQHDSAPIYGVQFHPESVLTEGGYTMLGNWLEVCGLTGAAQLALTKSPLIS, from the coding sequence ATGACCACCATTCTCGTTATTGATAACTACGACAGTTTTGTCTACACCCTCAATGGTTACCTCCAAGAACTCGGCGCAGAAACCGTCGTGGTGCGCAACGACCAGATTCCTCTCGAAGAACTTGATCAGACGTTGGCAGAATACGACGGGGTTCTTGTTTCACCGGGGCCTGGTAAACCTTCTGATGCGGGAGTTTCCATCGCAGCTGTGCACAGTGCACACAAGCAAGGTATTCCGCTTCTGGGTGTGTGCTTAGGGCACCAAGCCATTGGGGAAGCGTTCGGAGCGACAGTAACCAATGCAGAAGAGCTCATGCACGGAAAGACCTCACTGATTACTCACGACGGAGGGCAGTTCTATCAGAATGTTCCTCAGCCGTTTACAGCAACGAGATATCACTCACTTGCTGTCGTCAAGGACACCGTTCCAGCGGAACTAACTGTAACTAGTCAGACTGCCGGCGGCGTGATCATGGGCTTACAACACGATTCTGCACCGATTTATGGTGTGCAATTCCACCCTGAATCAGTGCTCACCGAAGGTGGATACACCATGCTCGGAAACTGGCTGGAAGTCTGCGGACTCACTGGTGCCGCTCAACTGGCTCTGACAAAGAGCCCACTGATTAGCTAA
- a CDS encoding DUF3662 and FHA domain-containing protein — protein MGILDNLERGLERVVNGAFAKTFRSGLQPVEITAALRRELDTKAAVLSRDRIIAPNRFVVSLSPSDFEQMSSMGDTLIDELTRLVAKHAATQHYQFAGGIKISLKQDPALAVGVVQVSSENVSGTVTWVAVLEIAGKRYPINKSRTIIGRGTEADITVEDSGISRKHVEILWDGTRAQANDLGSTNGSKLNGHKLVSSALEADSIITIGQTSITLRLLPQAAGAESTSSPPAPAPGGFWGPRE, from the coding sequence GTGGGCATTCTGGACAACCTTGAGCGCGGCCTCGAACGCGTTGTCAATGGCGCGTTCGCGAAGACGTTTCGCTCTGGCCTGCAGCCCGTCGAAATCACTGCCGCTCTTCGCCGAGAGTTGGATACCAAAGCAGCAGTTCTCTCCCGCGACCGCATCATTGCCCCTAACCGTTTTGTTGTGAGTCTCTCTCCCTCCGACTTCGAACAGATGTCCAGCATGGGCGACACACTCATCGATGAGCTCACCCGACTCGTAGCCAAACATGCAGCAACTCAGCACTACCAGTTCGCCGGTGGCATCAAGATTTCACTCAAACAAGATCCTGCACTTGCTGTTGGTGTTGTTCAGGTCAGTTCCGAAAACGTCAGTGGCACAGTGACCTGGGTTGCTGTTTTGGAAATTGCTGGAAAGCGTTACCCCATTAACAAATCGCGCACAATTATTGGACGCGGCACTGAAGCAGACATCACCGTGGAGGACTCGGGTATTTCACGCAAGCACGTAGAAATTCTGTGGGACGGTACCCGTGCTCAAGCTAACGACCTAGGTTCCACAAACGGTTCCAAGCTCAATGGTCACAAGCTCGTCTCTTCTGCTTTAGAAGCCGACTCCATCATCACCATCGGACAGACATCCATCACCCTGCGCCTCCTACCACAGGCAGCAGGCGCAGAAAGCACTTCATCTCCTCCAGCGCCAGCGCCCGGTGGATTCTGGGGTCCACGTGAGTGA